The genomic DNA AATAGCGAGCTAATTGATAGTGTCCTAACTATTAGGGTACGAAGAGCATGGTGCTCGTCGATCTGATCAGTCAAAGGAGACGTCATGGCCGCCGACAGTCCGACGTTCTGGCAGCGCATCACCTACGCCTACGGGCGCCGTCTACCGGATCACCTGCAGGACTGGGTTCGTCAGGACCTGACTGACGACGGCGCTGTGCGCCGGCACATGATCCGGTACGCCATCCCGCCGATCTTCGTGCTGGCGCCGCTGTGGCTGCTGCCGGCGTCGGTGTACGTGCACTCGGAAATGACACTGCCGATCTACTTCTGGGCCCTCGTGATGGCGTTCGTGCTCAACAAGGTGTGGCGTCGCTACCGCCTGAGCCAGCACGGCCTCGACCCGAACCTGATCGACGAAGTCCTGCGGCAGAAGCAGTCGCAGATGCACGACCGCTATGTCGAGCGCTTCGGTCCGCGACCGGAATCCGCCAAATGGCAGGCGAACAGCCGGCCGTTCTGACGGCCTCATTCCAGGAGGGATTTGCTCGCTTCCCGGGCCCGCTGCGCTGCCGCGGCGTCTCCGGTGATGGCGGCGGCGACGATCGCGCCTTCGGCCAACAAGCAGAAGGGTGCCGCGGGCGCATCGGTGGCGGCCGTGACCCAGCCGGTGATCTGGTCGTGGAAGGCCTGCTTGTGCGCGCGCACTTCAGCCAGGATGGCCGGCGAGGTGGTGCCCAGCTCGCCGTAGGCGTTGACCCAGGCGCAGCCGCGGAAGTCGGGCTCGGCGAACCACTGGCCCAGCCAGTCGAAGACCGCCAGGACCCGTTCTCGTGGATCCTCGTGCTGTTCCACGTACTGGGCCAGGTTGCCGCGCCAGCGGCGGTCACGGCGTTGCAGCACGGCGACGACAAGTTCTTCCTTGGTCGCGAATAGTCCGTAGATGCGTTTCAGTGCGATCCCTGCTGCGGCCCGGATGTCGTCCATGCCGACGGCTTGAATGCCGCGCTCGTAGAACAGCGCCTCGGCGGCGTCGAGTAGCGCTTCCCGGTCGCGGGACTTCTGCTCTTCGCTGATCGGCGCCGGCATCGAATCCATCCTTGACGTTGAGAACGTTCGTTCCCTACGATAGTCGAGTCGCGTAGAGAACGCACGTTCTCGATAGTTGAAAGAAGGAACCATGAGCGAACAGCGCCCGCCCGTCCCGCCGTTCACGACAGAAACCGCACTTCAGAAAGTGCAAGCGGCCGAGGATGCCTGGAACACCCGCGACCCGCAGCGTGTCGCCCTGGCGTACACACCCGACTCGGTCTGGCGTAACCGGGACGTGTTCGTCACCGGTCGCGCGGAAATCGTGCAGTTCCTGACCACCAAGTGGGAGCGCGAACTGGACTATGCCCTGCGCAAGGCGCTGTGGGGGTTCCGAGGGAACCGCATGGCCGTCCGATTCCAGTACGAGTGGCACGACGCCGCGGGCCAGTGGTGGCGCAGCTACGGCAACGAACTCTGGCAGTTCGACGCGGACGGCTTGATGGAACGCCGTGAGGCGAGCATCAACGACGCGCGGATCAATGAGAGCGACCGGCGCATCTTCGGTCCGCGGTCGGAGCGCGATCGCGGAGTCGAACTTCCGCTCCAGTAGGTGCGGTGCCACCGTCGTTCACCGGCTCGGTGCATGCCGAGGCAAGAGATACGCCCCAGGCCAGCACGTGGGCCAGATTGGCCGGTAAGGCGGGCAGGTGAGACTGCCCGCCGCGGGGACTCATGCGAATCCCCGTGAGTACTGAGGCGGGTGCGGCAGTGTCACCCCGAGGTGTTGCGCGGCGTCGCGGACCCAGTTGGGATTGCGCAGCAGGGCACGGGCGACGAAGACGGCGTCGGCCTCACCGCCGGAGACGATCGCTTCGGCCTGTTCGGCCTCGGTGATCATTCCGACCGCGGCGGTGGGGATATCTGCCTCGGCGCGAACCCTTTTCGCGAATGGAACCTGATAGCCGGGGGCGACCGGGATACGTGCGTCGGGAACCGCGCCGCCGGTCGATACGTCGATGAGGTCGACGCCGGCTTTCTTCAAACCGACCGCGAGGGCGACGGTGTCCTCGACGGTCCAGCCCGGGCGTGGGTCGTCGGTGTCACCGGCAAGCCAGTCGGTGGCGGAAACCCGGAAGAACAACGGCAGGTGCTGAGGCCACGCAGCGCGCACTGCTTCGGCGACTTGTAGTGCGAATCGCATCCGGTTGTCGAGCGATCCGCCGTACGCATCGGTGCGCATATTGGACTGCGGCGACAGGAACTCGTGAATGAGATAGCCGTGGGCACCGTGGATTTCGAGCACCTGGAAGCCGGCTGCGGCGGCTCGTCGGGCGGAATCGGCGAAGTTCGCCACGATTCGCTCGATGTCGTCGACGTCGAGTTCGGCGGGAACGGGACGATGTCCGAACGCAATGGCGCTGGGGCCCAGCGTCGTCCAGGACTCGGGAGTCCGGCTGGGGTCCGGCCAGGGGCGCCCGGTGGACGCCTTGCGGCCGCCGTGCACGATCTGGATGCCCGGCACCGAACCCTGCGAGGTGATGAAGTGCGTCAAACGCTGGAATGCCGGAATCTGCCGGTCATTCCACAACCCGAGGTCGTAGACGCTGCTGCGCCCGGCGGGGTCCACGGACGTCGCCTCGACCATCGCCAGGGCGACGCCGCCGACGACCCGCGAACCGAAGTGCTGTAGGTGCCAGTCGGTCGGGGTGCCGGCTTCCGGCCCGTCGGCGTTGCCGGAGAACTGCATCATCGGCGACATCCATGCGCGGTGCGCGAAGGTGACATCGCGAAGGGTCAGCGGTGTGAAGAGCGTCGACATCAGTTCACTCCCAAGAAGGTTCGGGCCGCACGGGTCAA from Mycolicibacterium phocaicum includes the following:
- a CDS encoding TetR/AcrR family transcriptional regulator — its product is MPAPISEEQKSRDREALLDAAEALFYERGIQAVGMDDIRAAAGIALKRIYGLFATKEELVVAVLQRRDRRWRGNLAQYVEQHEDPRERVLAVFDWLGQWFAEPDFRGCAWVNAYGELGTTSPAILAEVRAHKQAFHDQITGWVTAATDAPAAPFCLLAEGAIVAAAITGDAAAAQRAREASKSLLE
- a CDS encoding nuclear transport factor 2 family protein encodes the protein MSEQRPPVPPFTTETALQKVQAAEDAWNTRDPQRVALAYTPDSVWRNRDVFVTGRAEIVQFLTTKWERELDYALRKALWGFRGNRMAVRFQYEWHDAAGQWWRSYGNELWQFDADGLMERREASINDARINESDRRIFGPRSERDRGVELPLQ
- a CDS encoding NADH:flavin oxidoreductase/NADH oxidase, with the protein product MSTLFTPLTLRDVTFAHRAWMSPMMQFSGNADGPEAGTPTDWHLQHFGSRVVGGVALAMVEATSVDPAGRSSVYDLGLWNDRQIPAFQRLTHFITSQGSVPGIQIVHGGRKASTGRPWPDPSRTPESWTTLGPSAIAFGHRPVPAELDVDDIERIVANFADSARRAAAAGFQVLEIHGAHGYLIHEFLSPQSNMRTDAYGGSLDNRMRFALQVAEAVRAAWPQHLPLFFRVSATDWLAGDTDDPRPGWTVEDTVALAVGLKKAGVDLIDVSTGGAVPDARIPVAPGYQVPFAKRVRAEADIPTAAVGMITEAEQAEAIVSGGEADAVFVARALLRNPNWVRDAAQHLGVTLPHPPQYSRGFA
- a CDS encoding DUF5313 domain-containing protein, with the translated sequence MAADSPTFWQRITYAYGRRLPDHLQDWVRQDLTDDGAVRRHMIRYAIPPIFVLAPLWLLPASVYVHSEMTLPIYFWALVMAFVLNKVWRRYRLSQHGLDPNLIDEVLRQKQSQMHDRYVERFGPRPESAKWQANSRPF